One part of the Arabidopsis thaliana chromosome 4, partial sequence genome encodes these proteins:
- a CDS encoding RNA-binding (RRM/RBD/RNP motifs) family protein yields the protein MDSDQGKLFVGGISWETDEDKLREHFTNYGEVSQAIVMRDKLTGRPRGFGFVIFSDPSVLDRVLQEKHSIDTREVDVKRAMSREEQQVSGRTGNLNTSRSSGGDAYNKTKKIFVGGLPPTLTDEEFRQYFEVYGPVTDVAIMYDQATNRPRGFGFVSFDSEDAVDSVLHKTFHDLSGKQVEVKRALPKDANPGGGGRSMGGGGSGGYQGYGGNESSYDGRMDSNRFLQHQSVGNGLPSYGSSGYGAGYGNGSNGAGYGAYGGYTGSAGGYGAGATAGYGATNIPGAGYGSSTGVAPRNSWDTPASSGYGNPGYGSGAAHSGYGVPGAAPPTQSPSGYSNQGYGYGGYSGSDSGYGNQAAYGVVGGRPSGGGSNNPGSGGYMGGGYGDGSWRSDPSQGYGGGYNDGQGRQGQ from the exons ATGGATTCGGATCAAGGAAAGCTTTTTGTCGGTGGTATTTCATGGGAAACTGATGAAGATAAGCTGAGAGAACATTTCACCAACTATGGAGAGGTTTCTCAGGCTATTGTGATGAGAGACAAGCTCACAGGTCGACCTAGGGGTTTTGGGTTCGTTATCTTCTCGGATCCTTCTGTTCTCGATAGGGTTCTTCAAGAGAAACACAGCATTGATACCAGAGAG GTTGATGTGAAGAGAGCCATGTCAAGAGAGGAGCAGCAAGTCTCTGGAAGAACTGGGAATCTTAATACATCTAGAAGTTCTGGAGGTGATGCTTACAATAAAACCAAGAAGATCTTTGTTGGAGGCTTGCCACCTACTTTGACTGATGAAGAGTTTCGCCAGTACTTTGAAGTTTATGGCCCTGTGACTGATGTTGCAATCATGTATGACCAGGCTACCAACCGTCCTCGTGGGTTTGGATTTGTTTCCTTCGACTCTGAAGATGCGGTAGACAGTGTTTTGCACAAGACTTTCCATGATTTGAGCGGTAAACAAGTTGAAGTAAAGCGTGCTCTTCCTAAAGATGCCAATCCTGGAGGTGGTGGACGATCAATGGGTGGTGGTGGCTCTGGTGGTTACCAGGGTTATGGTGGCAATGAAAGCAGTTATGATGGACGTATGGATTCCAATAGGTTTTTGCAGCATCAAAGTGTTGGAAATGGTTTACCATCTTATGGTTCTTCTGGTTATGGCGCTGGCTATGGAAATGGTAGTAATGGTGCCGGGTATGGTGCCTATGGAGGTTACACTGGTTCTGCTGGAGGTTATGGCGCTGGTGCTACTGCTGGATATGGAGCAACGAACATTCCAGGTGCTGGCTATGGAAGTAGTACTGGAGTTGCTCCGAGAAACTCATGGGACACTCCAGCTTCTAGTGGTTATGGGAACCCAGGCTATGGGAGTGGTGCTGCTCATAGTGGATATGGAGTTCCTGGTGCAGCTCCTCCTACGCAGTCACCATCTGGCTATAGTAACCAAGGCTACGGTTATGGAGGGTACAGTGGAAGTGATTCTGGTTATGGAAATCAAGCTGCATATGGTGTGGTTGGAGGGCGTCCTAGTGGTGGCGGTTCAAACAACCCTGGTAGTGGTGGCTACATGGGAGGTGGTTATGGTGATGGATCTTGGCGATCTGACCCGTCACAAGGTTATGGTGGTGGGTACAATGATGGTCAGGGTCGACAAGGCCAGTAG
- a CDS encoding uncharacterized protein (unknown protein; FUNCTIONS IN: molecular_function unknown; INVOLVED IN: biological_process unknown; LOCATED IN: endomembrane system; BEST Arabidopsis thaliana protein match is: unknown protein (TAIR:AT3G23450.1); Has 101 Blast hits to 93 proteins in 34 species: Archae - 0; Bacteria - 27; Metazoa - 16; Fungi - 5; Plants - 34; Viruses - 3; Other Eukaryotes - 16 (source: NCBI BLink).), with protein MGSLVVNGAALLALLWFNVFVVNYVAAREGVTFGKDEEEKTIIGGGKGFGGAIGKGGGIFGHGIGKGGGFGGGISKGGGFGGGIGKGGGIGGGIGKGKGWGFGGGIGKGGGIGGGIGKGKGWGFGVGWFGHH; from the exons atggGGAGTCTCGTTGTTAACGGAGCTGCTCTCTTGGCTTTGTTGTGGTTCAATGTTTTTGTGGTGAATTATGTGGCTGCAAGAGAAGGTGTGACCTTTGGAAAAgatgaagaggagaagacCATCATAGGCGGAGGAAAGGGCTTTGGAG GTGCCATTGGTAAAGGTGGAGGCATTTTCGGCCACGGAATAGGCAAAGGCGGTGGTTTTGGAGGTGGCATTAGTAAAGGTGGAGGCTTTGGTGGTGGAATCGGCAAAGGTGGTGGGATTGGAGGCGGCATTGGAAAAGGTAAAGGATGGGGCTTTGGCGGCGGAATAGGCAAAGGTGGTGGTATTGGAGGCGGCATTGGAAAAGGTAAAGGATGGGGCTTTGGTGTTGGCTGGTTTGGACACCACTGA